A genomic region of Gossypium hirsutum isolate 1008001.06 chromosome D01, Gossypium_hirsutum_v2.1, whole genome shotgun sequence contains the following coding sequences:
- the LOC121214039 gene encoding alpha carbonic anhydrase 7 — protein MKLLGKFTCYFPKKTINILHNHSPQTIFPNIFRESMGFVASKRSSMKGQKQPVFIPLFLIFSVLFLCFSASVASNDEEVEDEREFDYNEKGEKGPHHWGDLKKEWAACKTGAMQSPIDLTNDRVKIIAKSVNLEKNYKPAESIIKNRGHDISLQWPDHKAGSITIDGIEYVLLQVHWHSPSEHTINGKRYALEAHMVHKAADPNVKSGLAVSALLYEHGSPNDFLSQLISNITDMTDEVQERSMGVTDPNLIEIDGVEYYRYIGSLTVPPCTEGVIWIINKKIATVSKEQVHAIREAVHDYAEQNARPVQTHNEREMELHSPHS, from the exons ATGAAACTCCTAGGAAAATTCACCTGTTACTTTCCCAAGAAAACTATAAATATCCTTCATAATCATTCCCCACAAACCATCTTCCCCAACATTTTCAGAGAATCAATGGGTTTTGTAGCCTCAAAAAGATCAAGCATGAAAGGCCAAAAACAACCCGTTTTCATTCCACTTTTTCTCATATTTTCAGTTCTGTTTCTCTGCTTCTCTGCTTCTGTTGCCAGCAACGACGAAGAAGTAG AGGATGAGAGGGAATTCGATTACAATGAGAAAGGTGAGAAAGGGCCACATCATTGGGGAGATCTTAAGAAAGAATGGGCTGCTTGCAAAACTGGTGCTATGCAGTCCCCAATCGATTTAACAAATGATAGAGTGAAAATAATAGCGAAATCTGTAAATCTAGAGAAGAATTACAAGCCTGCAGAATCAATTATCAAAAACAGGGGCCATGATATTTCG CTTCAATGGCCGGATCATAAAGCGGGTTCAATTACAATCGATGGAATCGAATATGTTCTCCTACAAGTTCATTGGCACTCACCTTCTGAACATACCATTAATGGCAAAAG GTATGCGTTGGAGGCACATATGGTGCATAAAGCCGCGGACCCTAATGTGAAGAGCGGATTAGCTGTTTCTGCACTACTTTACGAACATGGTTCACCTAATGATTTCCTATCCCAG CTCATAAGCAACATTACAGATATGACTGATGAGGTCCAAGAAAGATCAATGGGGGTGACTGATCCAAACCTTATAGAAATTGATGGCGTGGAGTATTATAGATACATTGGTTCTTTGACTGTCCCTCCTTGCACTGAAGGTGTCATTTGGATTATTAACAAGAAG ATAGCAACTGTTTCGAAGGAACAAGTACATGCAATCCGAGAGGCTGTTCATGAT tatGCAGAACAAAATGCAAGACCAGTGCAGACACACAATGAACGAGAGATGGAACTTCATAGTCCCCACAGCTGA